In Phycisphaerae bacterium RAS1, the genomic window CGACGGTCATGGTTTGGCTGCAAGGTCATACCCTGGCACTCCTTCCGTCTCCGAGTCGTACCCGTCGGCGCCGCTCGCCCCCGACGCTGCGCTGATACTCGGTCCGTCGCGCTCGCCGGTTGGCTGCGAGGCGGGTTGGGTTGTTGGCGGATGCGTTTCAAGTTCCGACAGGCGGCCGGCGAGCTGCCGCTCCAAGTTCGCGGTGCTGATTTCCAGATCGCGCAGCGCAGCGGCATGACCCAAGCGCGTGCGAATCAGCGATTCCTGGGCGAGAAGAACGGTCAGGATTGACTCGCGGCCGGCGCGGTAGGCAGTTTCCGAAAGGTCCAGGTTCGACTCCTGCAAGGGCAGCAGCGATTGGCGGAAGACGCGGACGCGGTCCTGGGCCAGACGCCGCTGCGTCAGCGCCGATCGCACGCTTTCGACGATCCGCTGCTCCACTTCGCGGTAGCGCTCGTGAAGTTCTCGGGCGCGAAACTGGGCCTTGGCGATTTGCGCCTGGTTCTGGTCGAAGATCGGCAGTGATACCTCCAACGCCGGACCGACGACGGACTCAATCTCCTGACTGCGCTCGATGCGGCGCTGTCCCGCCGATTCGATCTCCGGCGCGGTCAGTTGCCGGGCAGCGACGGAAGCACGCGCTGTGTCTGCGAGGAGGTTCCGGCCAGGCAAAGCCCGGCGCTCGAATCGCTCGCCCATCACGGCGATGCCGAGGCTCTGAATCACGCGCAGGCGCTGTTGCTCGAAGTCGGCCAACGCCGCATCGCGTTCGAAGTCGGCGGCTTGAAGATCGAGCCGTTGGAGCAGCGCAACTTCGACAAGTTGTGCCTCGGTCAGCATAAGAGCGGGTC contains:
- a CDS encoding Outer membrane efflux protein, encoding MNRNAASGTIVAIAWLGMLLSGCAQIDHRTELQEAAQRFEKLTGRNPSWREPFEGGELVVDGSGVLTLDNSLQLGLQNNRSLRADLEVIGQAKADLIQAGLLPNPMLAVSLQFPEAGGLAKLTFGLAQDLAAIWLIPRRVEAARDLLQQRILSVADTALGLTTDIRANYSALQYQTLAIRFQEQNLQILREAMEIAQARLRAGSTSQLDVNLVQSRYLETDLELLALRSEFAVTQRTLLRLLGVARAMDQWRPTEMSLDPPRPALMLTEAQLVEVALLQRLDLQAADFERDAALADFEQQRLRVIQSLGIAVMGERFERRALPGRNLLADTARASVAARQLTAPEIESAGQRRIERSQEIESVVGPALEVSLPIFDQNQAQIAKAQFRARELHERYREVEQRIVESVRSALTQRRLAQDRVRVFRQSLLPLQESNLDLSETAYRAGRESILTVLLAQESLIRTRLGHAAALRDLEISTANLERQLAGRLSELETHPPTTQPASQPTGERDGPSISAASGASGADGYDSETEGVPGYDLAAKP